From Platichthys flesus chromosome 19, fPlaFle2.1, whole genome shotgun sequence:
GGTCAGCGCAATATCCGTCCTTACTGGAGGAACTACTTTGAGAACACAGATGTGCTGGTGGGTTCAGTTTGATATGTTGGATCTGCTCGTTACAATCTCCGGATTCAAAAGATATCTCTCTTCATTATGTTTTTGTATATGTTATTGTATTTTCTGCAGATgtatgtgattgacagctcggACAAGAAAAGGTTTGAAGAGACAAGCCTGGTGAGATTTCATTTTTCTGTAGTGATGAAAAAGTGATCTTGAAATACTTGTGATGCGATTACTTTTATTTGACCAACTCCAGTCTATTTTTGGAATATTTTCTGAGGATATCAGGTGCAATCAAAGTGTTAGACAGTTGATTATGTCACTgattccttgtgtgtgtttgcaggagctggctgagctgctggaggaggagacgctTGCTGCCGTGCCACTGCTAATCTTTGCTAACAAGCAGGACCTGATGACAGCCACCGCCGCCTCGGAGCTGGCAGAGAGTCTCGATCTGCACACGATCCGGGATCGCATGTGGCAGGTCCAGGCCTGCTCAGCAGTCACAGCTGAGGGAATTCAGGTGAGGAAACCTTGCCCCCCCTCGGCAAATACACAACATCCACTGACTTGTTAAGGTTTGAGAAAACACAGCATCATTTAAAAGACCACTTTACTCAGATTTGCATTGTGACACTTCTTCAAATCGACAAATGCATTTTAACCTATCAGTATTTCTGTTTATCTTAATTTGCATTAAAGTGTATGAAGTCATAAATGAAGTAGATTGGCGTAGAAGAGGAAGTTCCAACTTCTACAACTTGTATGGACATGTTTGTAATTCATATTAATTTCCTTCTTCCAGGATGGGATGACCTGGGTTTGCAGAAATATAAAGTTCCGGAAGAAATAACCGAAGAAGCAAAGGATCCACGAAGAATTGCAGCTGCACTTTACACATAACGCAGTTATTTTTACATCAGGATGAGAAGCCGAcagattgtgttatttttttatttatcctaTTCTGTCTTCACTTAGCATTATGAAAAATATAATCAAGTCTTTACAGTGATTCCACACATTAGCTTCTAAGCCCTGTCAATGCAGATCTCTCAAatgtaaatactgtataaagGATGTTTTGTTCAAACTGCTGACTCTGCATGCattgtgtgtaatgtgttgttTATCTTGTAGGTATGGAGACAGTTGGGAGTTGCATGCCTGTAATTCACACTAGTTGAAGCTAGAGGGCGGTCTTGTGCTGGCTTTGTCTCTCACTGCCTGAAGctcaattattaatattatctgCTTCCCGTCAGTGATGTGGCTTCCTGTGCCATATTTGATATGTTCATTCACACTCACCGAATATTCCTGAACTCAACGATGTatgttcttctgccaacagagatGTACAAATTGATTATAAACCAAGACATTAATCAACAATCATTTGTCTGctcataatttgttttaaaggtcTGACACTTTCTTCATTTTGACTTCTGTAAGGAGCAAGCAATGCaggaataaaacattaaaagacACAAATAGAAAGAAAAGCCATTCTGCCTCTGTGACCCCACTCTGTTCTGCTGGAAGAAAATCTGTATCCAAAGTGACCGTAAAACGTGAACACTTGCACCTGCGCGCAGAAAACACACTTCAACACATCTTGCTCAACACACCCACCAAACAGTAAAGAAACACCTTGGCCATTCAATTACTCAACTTCTCACCTTGTTCACAACGCTTTACCACAAGCCAATTGCAGTTTCCGtccatttttctattttgtcttTTGCAGCACATTTGCAACAAACCCCACTAATCTGCACTGGCCGAGTGATCCGCAGTGGTCCTAAAGGAAATTTACATACAAACCTTTTCCAGGACTAATAGCTCTCCAATAGGATTTGCATTTATATAGCCCCCTTCATACTAACATGATTTGGAGCCTTTGCCcatgataaaaataaaccttCTCCTTTGGCCTTGAGTTactgccctgctgctgctgctgctgctatgtgcacatgtgtgtccCTATCCGCGTGCAAGGTTGGCTGATTTTAATATGTCAGAGCTGCTTGATCCTCCGATAGAGGCTGAAACAAGTGCAGAAAGCCTCAGAGTGGACCTCATAATGGTTCAGCTGTCAGTGTGGGCTCTGGTCTCATGCAGGAGTGTGTTTTTATGCATACGGGACATTTGAATAATGTTGAAACTGCACTAAGGGACACTTGATCGGGGCAAAGAGGTAAACGATAAGCTCTAAACGGACGGGGGGAAAAGGAAGAACCACATTTTTctgttaaagctgctttcaattTGCCTGTGCAAATGCATCCGATAGTTTTACAGGGCTCCGTGGAGCTAAAGAGGAAAAATTAatgaatgaagaaatgaaaGTCTACCATGTGAGACAGACAATAAAAGGCCTCCCCTCTCCCCGTGGATTGTCTAATCATTAACATCTAATCCACGTGATAATCACCCAAcctgtgaaaaaaatatatccCCAATTACACATCGAAGTAGCCTGATAAATCTTTACAATTGTGTCTCCCAGTAGCACGAGAATCAGATGGCGAAGGCTGTGATGTGCGTTTAAATCCTAAATGATGGAAATTGGATTCGCCATATATAGAGGAGTGGATTGGAGCGACCACTCCTCGTTACCTCTGGCTCTATCATCAGAGAGGTGAAAGGCAATCAGGCCTGCAAAAGGCCATAAATCATGGGACTTTCCCAGCTACTCAGGCCTGCACAGCGGCCTCCCACACAGGGGAAACGAAGGGCAGAGAGTCTGATTGACTCACAGGGGCAGAGAGAGGACGCGAAAAacggtggagagagagagagagagagagagagagagaaatagagagagaaggagagatccTGTGACTTAATTAAAGTGTTGtgtatctcacacacactgtaactaCGGTTCAGTTGCTTCGGTGACAGAGCAGCGGTGTGGGATTCGTTATTGTTTTAACTGTACATGTCAATGAAAAATATTCTGGTTTCAACCATTACAgaaaaaatatagatttaagGGACATGAAGTACATTTAGAAACATTAACTCTACAATGGCCCACAGTAGAACACATACCTCTCTCAACACACAATCAGATATATATCAGTTCGctaaatatgtaatttttttcatcaagatccatgaattagtcACAGAGAAATAGGTGAAAATGGCAAAAGAAAAGTGTTCTATCTTGattgttaaagaaaaatgagaaaaacattcctggatccacctctTTGTACAAATCATTGACAAAATGGAATGGGTTTGTTCTTGGCCCATGTGCCAgccctccaccaagttttgtggaaatctatcgacaaacaagcaaataaaagaaaccaacacaCAGGGGCGCCTACATAAACCTTCTTGGTGGAAGTAACATGTAACTGAgccagaaaaacaacaaaaacaaacagtatcTTCACTTCCTTCATAATGTTTTGAGTTGAGAGCCAATTTCAAGAAAGCACTAAGGTCTTCACACTATCTGACACATCACAGCGACTCACAACTGTTCAAAAAAGTGGCAAAATGTTGCAGAGACTGAAAATACAGTTCTGGAAATCCTGCACCTGTAACACAGGGGGAATATTTAATTCCAGCTCCACTAATATGAGAATTTCGTCACCTTGCCTTTGCTTCATTGAaatttaaatatcttttgtgCAGAGGATAGAAATCTTTACTGTCCACTTGTGCGAACATTATTTTTTGGGAGCAAAGCATAGCACATGGTTtattcaaaaagacaaaagaaatcCCAATGCaatcataaaaatataaattcagaTGTGtgcaataaatacaattaaccATCTTACATATAATATCTTTTCTCGGATCATGCAAGAAAGAAATCATAATTTTTGCAATTTTCTGACAATAATAGGCCACacaattatttgaataatcatgAAAATAATTGGCAGATTAAACAAAAGTGGAAAAACATCAGTAACTGCTTTAAATCTCAACCATGTGTTAAATTGAAACAATGATACTTGGTGAAGTATTAAAATATAGTTCATACCATTTATCTATATCTTCCTTGATACCTTGGATACCTACATGCCAACCAAAGTAAAGTCGGAACAGTGATGCCATGCAACATATATAGAGTTCACTCAGATGCATCTTTACAGTCACATCCGCCACATCGGCCTCTTTCTGTTCTgttctcccactctctctttACATAAAACTCCAATGTAGCAGTTACGCTGCTGTAACTGCACTGGATCTGGCCCAGCCCTCTATTACAGTGTTGGGGGGGTAGTTTGTTTGGCCAGCACAGCGTCCCTCCTGCCTCGTTCCCAGGCCAATCCTTTATGATTAAGCAGATAAGTGCTGGTACTGgatgataaaacaaacaacaaatgtccACATTCCTCTCATAGCTGctttgatgcatgtgtgtgtttgtgtgtgagtcactgtgagtttgtgtgtgtgtgtgcctcttgGAGTCTCTTACCTCTCCGAGCCCCCTTTGCTATAATCAAACTGCAGAGTCATaaacagagaggggacgggGACTATAAAATTTATCGGGGGGGGGCTCTATCAGCTGAGGGACAGGAGTTCACACCTCGGAGCGGTGGGGTCTCAAAGCGTGGAGGGGGTCAGCTCGGGGGTCGGCCTGCTGAGGGGGTCCGAGGCTCCGTTTGATGTCCCTGagacagaaagcagagagggagagacggtgCGGTGCTGACACAGTGGGAAGCTAACAGAACATTTCACTGACTTTCCGGGAGGGGAATTAGTGTTTTCGCTTGTTATGAGCAAATTCCAACTATATTAGGATCCGGAATTTTGTTTATCATGTGTAGgactattatttttattaaaaaaactctacttgtttataattattattaagatGGGAATTGGTGATTGCAAACTTGAATTAAATGAACAACATCTCACTGGCAAGACCTTTAACAACGAAATTTTTAGttgaaacttttattttgaagaacttATTAATTTTCAATTGTTAAAACAGGTCACAGTGTCTGTTGAtatataaccctaacattttaCATGTTTCCACCTTTTTCATGCCTGAAgattcagagaaaaataaatattttgaaaaatgctagtttttgtgtgtctgaggtgTTTCAAACATGTTTCTGCTTTCCAGACCCTTATTCTCCTTTTGTTTGGATAATTCTCTACAAAAAGAAAGGAATCTTGTCTCCCTATACAGTAGATGAAGAATTTAAAGTAGTATATTACATAAAGTATATTCTTTATGTATATTATTGCAGTATCATAACTCAAAAGCAGTTTTTACAGTAATCAAGTCCTTGTCTTATCTCTGTGTACAGCCAATCACTACAATCGGAAACCAATCACGTCCAATAGATAATAACATGAGTAAACTGTGAAGACCAATAACTGAGCGAGTGTTGTCTCACTCTGCAGCAGccgggggtcagaggtcatacTCTTGACCCCTCACCGACCCTTGACTCAGAACTGCACTGGGAGGAAATAGCACTTTCCACCGTGCAAAGCGTTTCCAGATTGACTGATAGCCCTTATCATTTGACGGATCTGGTCcaattctcttttctctgtctctgctccccCCCACACTCCCTTGTCCCTCCCCGGCACTCATAATTTGACTTTGTATCACCTCTCGCTGAAAGAGAGACCCAGCCCCATCTGTCATTACAGCACGCGCTGACAGCTCCTCACACATGCATGGATTTTTACATTTGACTCAATCCAGGGGCTTACTTTGCTGTAACCGATTCAATATTCCTCAAATGAGCCGACCGATCTATATACACGCCACAGTGGATGGGATGATCTATAGCATCACCTTAATAGATTTCCCATGCCTCAGAGCCTGGCTAGTTTAGGGGAAATGGCATAATTtgtgcaataaaaacataattattcatttgACTTGCTTGATAATTTATGTTACTCACATtttccagtgtgtgtatgtgtgtgtgtcgaagGGTGGGTGTTTTAATAAACCTCTATCATCAATCTATTACTGTCAGTGAGTGTAAGACTAGTAACCAACATTCAAATGTAAGGAGCTAGTTTAGCCTTTAGTAATGTGAAATTCATTTGCTAGTAAGCGTGTAAACAGGCAGTGTTAATGTCATAAGTTATATTGTAACTAAAAATAGTGTTGGCTTGCAAAGGGAACACAATCCTTTATCCATGTGGGAATGAAGTCTGTTTTGAACAATGTTCATGTAATAAAGCTCACATCACATATGACGaccattttattcattttactcGTCAATAACAACCTAACTTGGTTGTGTTCGCTACATCCCGCAGTTACCATAAGAGTCGAAAAACGAATCCAGTGTTATTGCGAAAAACATCTGAATAATTAGCCAAAAAGAGCTTTTTGAGTTAtactttaagtgtttttttttagatcatATATATTGTGTTGTTCCCTAAgtacatttctttgttttccttggTTTTGGTGCCATCAAACTGTTTATTATGATAAGAGAAGTAGCAGTAGACAATGGACTTCTCCAGTTTACAAAGACTACTGAATATTGTGGAACAAAAATAGTATAGAGTCTTAATGACAGTTTACCATAAGAGCAGGGAGTAACGCTAAGTAGAGTCCCCTTAACAACTAACTAGCACCTTCAAAATCTGGTGGCACAATTAAAACTGTGTAAAACAATGGTTGATGTAGCACCTTCCATCGAAAAGctatgtattttaaatttataatatttatctatttgtatTAACCGTGTCAGAACCATCTTTCATAAAAACAATCGTTTTTGGGGCAAGATGCTAAATTTACCAAGTATACTTTGGATTAATTCCTATTAATTTAGCCACATTGAATGTATGATTCTTAACACACAATCTTTTATACATGTGGTATGATTCTATTTTGCTTATATATTCATACATGAAGAAATGCTGTGAGGTCTCAGTATTTAAACAGTATAAGAGACATTTTCAATGATGTCATTTAACCGTTTGGGAAAACATTTTGTCATTTCTAATTTAATAACTCTGACTTTACATCTTAATTAAACAGTATTTTGTCAAGTGTCAGATCAGATAAGTCAACAatatcattcattttatttattattctaaaAGGAGACATATATCATTAGCCAACAATAGCTTGTCAGTTGGATCCATATTCACTTATCCATACACAAGAACTAGTTTGTGTGTTGAAACCGGTTTTAATTTAGTGATGTGTAGATACGCATCtggagaaaaataacacaacaatgcTAATGTATGAACAGCCGATGCAATTGGCTCGGATGGAATTTAAAAGGCTGAGAACAAATTCAAGGATATCACAGCAAACAACACAGCCAGCTTTAATCTTTCCAAAGATacttcatctttaaataaaatcatgtaCATTTCCTGCAGCAggataaattaaatgtttacGTTCACGATGCCGGCTTCATTTTATCCACATTAGGTGTATAATTTGGTGTATTTGCATGTTAATCTCTGCGGGGTTCAGTCGGAGGAAACTGTggcagagagggaaagggaaatattgtttgtgtttttattttgtgtatatcTCCCTGCGTTTTATGGCCCCGCGCTCGGAGCTTTGTGGTGCCAGAGTGTAAAAGAgcggggagagaaagagagtatTCTCAATTTCCTTctaaaaagaaaattcatttGCAGTTGCTAATGTAATGTCATCGTTGTGTTTACTGAGCGTGGATGATGTATAGGGGATGTTGCATTGAGTGAGACTGCTTAATGATGCATAGAATTAAGTCTGTGGCTTTCAGCTGAGCTCCCCTCTCACTCTCCTgcactcctctccctcccctcctgtcttgcacacacaccctcaaaGTCCAACTCCCTAttcccttcctctttcctttgcttctttttctcttttttttttttacctctctctctctatttaatccccagcctcctcctctttctcctcctcctcctctcttttttcctcgATGCAGGGCTGTCTTGGACTGTTGGCCACACGTTGCTCTGTGCTCTGTTGCCTCCCTCCATCAATCACAGcgaagggagagaggagagaagagagagagagggagagagagtcagagtgtgtgggggggcctaaaaagaataaaaaataagatatggttgggggggaaaaagagagggatgaaaacacacatgttgtgtACAGACGTCGTACGGGATCTGTTTTAAAaaacctgcagggaagagaACAAACGAGTGGGAAGAACACCTCTTACATTTAATGATCTGCTGTGCACGGTGCCAGGCCCGAATACTGGGAGAATATATGGATGCAGTTGTGTTATTTCTGGCTCTCGCTTTGATTGCAACTGTGCTTGAGCCAGGGACAATGACGATAATGATGATTGTTACTACGAGGGTGTGATTTTAGTGCTTATCTGAGCCATTATTTAGCTGCG
This genomic window contains:
- the LOC133975092 gene encoding ADP-ribosylation factor-like protein 3, giving the protein MVREDVNPLRLTEDRNSNQGNMGLLSILRRLKQSPDQEVRLLLLGLDNAGKTTLLKQLAAEDISHITPTQGFNIKCVQSSGFKLNVWDIGGQRNIRPYWRNYFENTDVLMYVIDSSDKKRFEETSLELAELLEEETLAAVPLLIFANKQDLMTATAASELAESLDLHTIRDRMWQVQACSAVTAEGIQDGMTWVCRNIKFRKK